The sequence below is a genomic window from Fluoribacter dumoffii NY 23.
ATCAATATCAATCATGATAAAAGACAAGGGGGACTCCTGTTGTTTGGCGCGCGCAACTTCGATATTTAAGCGGTTCAAAATACTCGAATGATTTAATAAACCTGTAAGGCTGTCTGTTGTCATGTAATAGTTTAGAATACTTGCACGATTTGACCGGGAGCGTACAGCAGAAACTAAATCATTTGGCGAAATCGGTTTGGTAAGAAAATCATCGCCTCCCAGACTTATTGCCGTTAATTTTTTATTTTTATCATCCTCGGTGGAGAGGAAAATAATAGGAATCTTGGTATATCTTCTATCCTTACGCAATAAAGCAGCGAGTTCCAGACCCGAGCACTCAGGCATATAAACATCCATTAACAGCAAATCAGGTTGAAATGATTCAAGCTCTTTTAATAAATCTAAGGGATTGGTAATGGTACGGGTAATCATGTCTGCCTGTTTTAAAATTAAAGAGTAATACTCGGCTAATGATTTGGAGTCATCCAGGATTAAAATTCGATAGGCCTCATTCACCGATGAACTGCAATTAATATTCAATTCCTGGACCAGATAGGATACATCAAGGGGTTTTTGGAAATATGCTACACAACCAGCACGTATTGCCGTAAGGCGTGGAATTAATTCATTATTAGGGACAATACAAAATAAATGAATGGGTGTTTTTTGTTGTTTTTGGATAGCAACAAATTGTTCCAAAGCAGGCTTCTTGAAAAAATCCGTATCAATTATTATTGCAATAGGATGTTCTTTCTCGATGGAATTTAATAAAGAGCTCATATTTTTTATAATATGGGCGTGATAACCTGCTTGTTTCAGGCTTTCACCAAGCTCTCTCGCCAAATGCGAATCCTGTTCCAGGAGATAGACTAATTTGTTATCTGTCTGTTTCGTTTCATCTGCAAAAATTAATGGCTTTTTTGGAGCTTCGTGAGTCAATACGCTTTTTAATTGGGAGAAAAAATTATTAATTTTCTCTTTATCATTTTCAGTTAATGTACCTTTAGCGAGAATCTCTTTTAATAATATTTCCATTTGGCGCGCCGTCTGACTTAATTCAATATAACCATAAGTTCCAGCTGAACCACATAAACTGTGCACATCCCGATGAAAATTCTGAAACCCGGTTAAATCCCAATGCTTAAGCTGAGCATGCCATTGCATCTCTATATTATGAATCTTTTCGGGCAGATGCTTACTGTAGTGCACAAAAAGATCATGTAATTTTTTCTGAATATTCTCATCCATTATATTTCATCCATGCATTTTTTATTGACTCGGCAAGGGTCAAAGGATCAAAAGGCTTTTTAATTACATCAATTGCTCCAATTGATTTGTAATCCTCTATTTCATTATTCTGTATCTTGGCCGTCATAAATATCGCGGGAACTTTTATAAAATCAGGATTTTTACGCAATTCTTTTAAAGCCGTCGGCCCATCCATTTCAGGCATCATGACATCCAGTAAAAGCAAATCAGGAACGTACTCTTTGGCTGCTTCAAGAGCTTTCTTGCCGTTAGAACAATATTTAACCGAAAATCCGCCTATATTTTCCAGGGCAACTTCGGCAATCATCCTTATGTCTTCTTCGTCTTCGGCATACAAAATTGTTTTAAGTTCTTTATGAGACATATTTTTTCCTCCTTTTAGAGAAGGTTTTGAATAGTATTTACTAAAATTTCATTGGAAGAGTTCGACTTCAGCAAAGCCTGACTCACATACTTGGAACAATCTTCATTTATTTTTGTATCAGAAAATACCAAAACCGGAGCATGATATTTCGATATCAAAGGTAAAATATCTGCACCATTCCCATCCGGTAAAAATAGATCCAGAATAATTAAATTATATTTGTCTTTTTTAAGCATCTCCTGCGCTTCATTTAAATTATTCGCGGTTGAAACCCGCGCATATTTCTCCAAAAGAGTTCTTATGATTTCCTGGGTGTCTTTATTGTCTTCAATATGCAAGATATGCGGTTTGGAATTATCTTTTTGGATTTTATTGATACTGAACAGGAGCTTATTAAAATCGATGGGCTTATCTAACCAATCCACAATTGAAACCGCATCGCCATTTGATAGTTCTTTTCCCGTTTCAGCAATAACTGAAAGGACGATAATGGGTAAGTTCTTTGTTTTTTTATTTTTACGTAATTCTCTGATAAATGAAACTCCATCTTGGTCAGGCAAAATCAAATCCAGCAAAAGGGCATGAAATTCACTATTTGCCAACAATTTGCGTGCCTCATTAGCCGTTTGAGCTGTTTCCACGATAAAACCTGCTGACTCCAGAAGCAATTTGATGTAATTTGCTTGTTCGCTATCATCCTCACAAATCAGTAACCTTTTTTTTGCTTCCTGAAGTCTTCTTTCATTTTTTTCCTGAATAACCGGCAATTGCTGGGCTAGGGGTAACTCAAAATAAAAGGTAGTGACATCATGGGGTTTACTTTCAAAACTGAGTAGCCCATTCATCTTCTCCATAATGGTTTTACTAATGTTTAATCCTAAGCCAGTGCCTCCTTTTCCCCGAGTAGTTGAGGCGTCTCCCTGGGAAAATTTTTGAAAAATACGCGTTTGAAATTCCGGGGAGATCCCATCACCTTTGTTGGTAATCGAGACACGGACTGATGAATTAATTTGCTCAATTCTCACAATAACTTTTTCATGTTCATAAGAAAATTTGCATGCATTTGAAATCAGATTAGCTAAAACTTGCATTAAACGCTCGGCATCGACCCTCACCTGATATTGCTCATTATTGTGGTTTATTAACTCAATGTTTACGCCAAACTTTTGCGCATACATTTTATTATTTTCAATGGCTTCATGAACAATTTTGTTTAAATCAGATACCTTCAACTCAAAATCCATTTTTCCGGCTTCGATTTTTTCAATATCTAAAATATCATTAATTAACAACAACAAACGCTCGCAGTTGTTATTTGCTATTTCAAGAAATTTTTTTACTTTTGGGGGAAATTTACCCATGATTTCGCTTAACAAGATGCCTAATGAACCTCGAATCGATGTAAGTGGGGTCCTTAATTCATGACTCACTATGGAAACGAATTCATTTTTTAGTTTCTCAGTTTGTTTCCGCTCCGTGATATCATGAATTACAATAACTGCGCCAAGGTTGTCGCCATTAGAGTTAATAATTTTCTGACCATCAATGACGACATTGCGCACTTCACTTTTGGCATGCATTATAAATTCCACACCGCGTATGCGCTCGCCATCTAAAGCACGATTCAGGGGGAAAGCTCCTTGTTTAATGGGCTTGTTATTGAGAGTGAACAGTTTAAAAAAATCTCCAATATTATGAATGGTTTTATTGGATTTGTCAGAATCAATGTATTTTTGAATCGTATGGTTCAAAACGGTAATTTTTCCCTCTGCATTACATGCAATAATCCCATCCTCCAAATTATCGAGCATGGCATTGAGGAATTTTTTCTCATTCGCGATTGCCGTCAGCATTTTTTTGTAATACCCCGATGCAGTAAGGGCAATGGCAAAAATCAGCCCGCTGATTCCTGCAATAAAAAAAGCCAAAAAATTGGTTTGAATCGCTGCCTTTTCACCGAGCATCATATGAGATAAATTAGGGGTAAAAACTGCAGCGGACATCCCTGTATAATGCATTCCGCAAATAGCGAACCCCATGATTAAAGAGCTAATTATTTTTAAATTAAATTGTCTTTTACTGGAACCTTGATTGCTTTTTAATGCTAACCAAATTGCAATTTCTGCGGCAGCAATACCAATGGCAATAGAGAGAAAAAACAATCCCGGTAAATAATGAATAGTGACATGCACTTTCATTCCTTCCATCCCCATGTAATGCATTAGAGATATAGCAAGGCCCACAATCATCCCACCTAATACAAATTGCAGCGTGGAGTAATCCTTTTTTTGTAATATGAATAACGCTGAGGCGGAGGCCAATATGGCAATAAATAATGAAGCAGCAGTCCAACTGTATTCATATTCCATGGGCATAGGCATGATGAAAGCTAACATGCCAACAAAATGCATTGACCATATCCCTGCTCCCATGGCAAAAGCGCCGCCCGCAAGCCAATAAATCCGATCCTGTTTATTTTTGGTAGCCCGAAGTCTGCCAACCAGATTTAATGCGACATACGATGCAAAAACTGCGATTAGATAAGATAAGATCACGAGCTTCAAGTCATAATAACCTGTTACTCTCTCAGCCGGTATTGACGTTGTTTGAAACCACTCAGAAAAAGTGCTCATTATCACGTCCTGTAATAGTAAACAGCGAGTTAATTAAAGGGTATACCTCGTTTCCAACATCCTTTTTATAAGTATAGACCTTTACTTTTTAAATTCAGATTTCTTTTACACCGCATGAGGCGATCTGAATTAAAAATGTTGGGGTAGGCAAAGCGAGCGCAGTAAAAAACTGAGGACAAAGGATAGGGAATAGCTGCAAACTCCGGGGTTCCAACTGCCTTCACTCAAGCCCTACTGCGCTAATATGAATGGATGAAACAAAAAAATCTCTATACGTACTCCACCTCAATAATTTCGTATTCCACTATACCGCCAGGTGTATTGACAGTTACAGTATCATCCAGTTCTTTACCGATTAAGGCCCGACCCATTGGAGAACTGTAGGAGATTTTATTGTGTTTAATGTCGGCTTCATCTTCACCAACTATTTTATAAGTTACCTTGGCATCGGTTGCTATATGACAAACAGTGACCGTTGAACCAAAAACCACCTTGCCATTATTAGGCAATTTACTGATATCAATAATTTGGGCATGAGATAATTTCGCTTCCAATTCCTGAATGCGACCCTCATTAAAGCTTTGTTGTTCTCGAGCAGCATGATATTCGGCATTTTCTTTCAAATCACCATGAGCTCTTGCCGTAGCAATCGCTTCGACAATGCGAGGTCTGTCAACAAATTTTAAACGTTGTAATTCTTCTTTCAGTGCTTCTGCACCTTCAACTGTCATGGGATGTTTACTCATATCTACCTCTAATAAAAAATTCCCTGGTAATTCTGCCTTTTCTCCAAAACAACAAGAAAAAAAGCTTATCGCGTTAGCTAAAAAAATGTATCCCGTTACAGCGCGGCCTAGGCCGCGACTGACGATAACCTGTTACATTTTTATTAATGTAAATCCTGTAAGCGCGTTACAGTCTCTCTGTCCTCATATTTCATAGCCAAACAAGCTGCTTCGGCACCTGACAAGGTTGTAGTATAACTAACCTTGTGTTGTAAAGCATTGCGCCTCATTGCAAAAGAGTCAGCAATTGCTTGCTTGCCTTCTGTGGTATTTACAATAAAATCAATTTCATTGTTTTTTATAAAGTCAAGAACGTGTGGCCTACCTTCATTTACTTTAAATACCCTACGGCAATCAACGCCAGCTGCTTGTAAAGCCAAAGCAGTACCACGGGTAGCAATAATTTCAAAACCCAATTCAATCAAGCGCTTTGCAATTTCTCCCACCCGGGTTTTATCTGCATCGCGGACAGAAACAAAAGCCCGCCGACGCTTGGGTATATTGCAACCAGCGCCCAATTGGGCTTTAGCATAAGCTTGCCCAAAACGTCTGGCAATACCCATGACTTCACCAGTTGATTTCATTTCTGGGCCAAGAATAGAATCAACCCCTGAAAATTTAATAAAGGGAAACACGGGAAGTTTAATGGAATAAAACGAGGGCATATGGTGATTCTGGCTTAAACCTTGCTCTTTCAGACTAACACCCAACTTGCATAACGCAGCAATTTTAGCCAAAGGATATCCTGTAGCTTTGGAAACAAAAGGAACTGTCCTCGAAGCTCGCGGATTGACCTCTAAAACATAAATATCATCTGCTTGAATCGCAAACTGTGCATTAATCAAGCCCACCACCCCTAACTTTAACGCCATCTGGCGCATCTGTTCCATTAAATCTTGTTGCACCACGACACTGAGGCTAAATGGGGGTAAGGTACATGCGGAATCCCCTGAATGAATCCCAGCCTGCTCAATATGCTCCATCACCGCACCAATAAATACTTCCTTTCCATCACAAACAGCATCGATATCTACTTCAATGGCATCATTTAAAAATTTATCCAGCAATACGGGCGAATCATTAGAAACCGCCACTGCATGCGAAAGATAATGGCGCAAGTCCTCTTCCTGGTAGACGACTTCCATTGCCCGGCCTCCGAGAACATAGGAAGGTCTAACAACTAATGGATAACCAATATTATTTGCTAAAGCGACGGCCTCGGCCTCACTACGCACTGTTCCATTATCAGGCTGGTGTAAATTCAGTTCGGCCACTAATTTTTGGAATCGGTCCCTGTCTTCGGCCCTATCGATGGCATCAGGCGAGGTTCCAATGATTTTAACTCCATTTGCTTCCAGGGCACGTGCTAATTTTAAAGGAGTTTGTCCGCCATAATGGACAATGACCCCCTCGGGTTTCTCAACGTCGACAATGCCCAAAACATCCTCCAGAGTCACGGGTTCAAAATACAGGCGATCGGAGGTATCAAAATCAGTAGACACTGTTTCAGGATTACAATTAACCATGATGGTCTGGCAGCCGGCTTCTTTAAGAGCCATAGCCGCATGCACACAGCAATAATCGAACTCAATCCCCTGGCCGATACGATTAGGGCCGCCGCCAAGAATCATTATTTTTTTCTTGTCGGTATCGGGACGTGCTTCGCAACGTGTTTCGTAACACGAATACATATAGGCAGTATCACTGGGGAATTCACCGGCACAGGAGTCTATCCGCTTATAAACAGGAAGGATTCCCAATTCTTTACGACGCGAACGTACTTGCTCCTCAGTGCACAACCAGATTTTAGCCAAATAAGCATCAGCAAAACCCCGTTTTTTTAGCAAGCGCAAGGTAGTCGCATCGACATCAGACAATTTTTTATCGGATATGGAACGCTCCAGGGCTACCAATTCTTCGATTTGAGCCAAAAACCAGGGATCAACTCGGCTTTCTTGATGAATTTCTTCAAGAGACATATTGTTTCTAAAGGCATCGGCGATATACCACAATCGATCGGGAGTTGGTTCGCGTAAATGCCCTCTTAACCGCGCAAGATCACCTTTTTTGAATAAAGAATGCAAGCCACAGCGCCCGATCTCCAAACCACGAATTGCTTTTTGTAACGACTCCTGAAAATTGGAGCCAATGGCCATCACTTCGCCAACTGATTTCATTTGAGTTGTCAGTGTAACTGAAGTTTGGGGGAATTTATCGAAATTGAACCGAGGTACTTTAGTCACTACATAGTCAATACTTGGTTCAAATGAAGCAGGGGTTTTTCCTCCGGTGATTTCATTCTTTAACTCATCAAGGGTGTAGCCTACAGCAAGTTTTGCGGCAACTTTCGCGATGGGGAAACCTGTTGCCTTGGACGCTAAAGCCGAACTTCGAGAAACCCTGGGGTTCATTTCCACAACGAGCATCCGTCCATCTTCGGGATTAACTGCGAATTGGACGTTTGACCCCCCTGTGTCCACGCCTACAGCTCTTAATACTTTAATAGCGGCATCGCGCATGCGTTGAAATTCTTTATCAGTAAGCGTTTGTGCAGGAGCTACAGTAATTGAATCACCGGTATGCACCCCCATAGGATCGAAATTTTCTATAGTACAGACAATAATGCAATTATCATTCTTGTCGCGTACCACTTCCATTTCAAACTCTTTCCAGCCAAGCACTGATTCATCGATCAATAGTTCATGGGTAGGTGACAATTCCAAGCCACGGGTACAAATTTCTTCAAACTCTTCCCGGTTATAAGCGATACCGCCGCCACTGCCCCCCATAGTAAAGGAAGGACGAATAATTGCCGGGTAACCTAATTGAGCTTGAACCTGGATGGCCTCTTCCATGCTGTGGGCAATTGCAGAGCGCGGCATATCCAAACCAATTTTAATCATTAATTGGCGAAATTTTTCCCTGTCTTCGGCACGATCGATTGCTTCTCGTGTTGCACCAATCATTTCCACATTATATTGAGCCAGAATCCCTTCACGCACTAAATCCAGCGCACAATTCAAAGCGGTTTGTCCCCCCATAGTGGGCAAAAGAGCATCTGGCCGTTCAATTTCAATAATGCGTGCTACTTCTTTCCAGGAAACAGGTTCAACATAAGTTGCATCTGCAAGTTCAGGATCGGTCATAATGGTGGCTGGATTAGAATTTACCAGAATTACCCTATACCCTTCTTCCTTAAGGGCGCGTACCGCTTGGGTACCAGAGTAATCAAATTCACAAGCTTGTCCTATAACAATAGGGCCTGCTCCAAGGATAAGAATGGATTTAATATCGGTTCGTTTTGGCATATCGACAACAAAAAAAGAATAAAATTGATATATTTTACCTACTTTTGCTTAAAGTTTATACCCTTTAGGCATAATTAACTGTAACGATTGGTTAAAATTATTTGTAATCCGGCTTCTGTCAGCGATAAATATTTATAATGAGGATCCGCTGTGGTCCGCTCCAACCATTCATTTGCAATGCATATATCCGTCAATTTTTGTGCTTGTTCCACTGAAACAGGTTGTCCTAATTTTTGAGAAAGCATTGCGGCAGCTTCCTCTTCGATACTTAAAAACACCTGATCCCGAGTCACGCCACGGTTTTTCATCTCATCATAAAATAATTGTAGAATATCAAGTTCATTCATGATGATTGTCCTTAAGAGAAATGATTTTACTTATAGTATAAGCTTAATTTAGTTACTTTTTGCAAGTTTAGGGTAATGGTTTAACTTATACAGATTTTTATCTACTGTGTCCGCGTATAGGAGCCTTTCTGGAGGGTGTGAACCTGACTTTCAGAATCAGGAGCACCGCCGCCAGCACCAAAAAAAGTTTGATGATGAGTTCCCAAGTCTGCAGCAAATTTTTTTTTAACCGCTAAAGAAAGCAAACTTTTCATTAAAACACGCATTTCAGCTGCAGCCTCACCTAATTCTTGGGAAGAACACTGATGTTCGCTCAGTTCATACCAAATGTATCTGCTTTCCATCCCGTTATAAGGCTGGGGCGCTTTTATAAGATCATTGTTTAAAGGATGCTTGGGGTTTATTTTTGCCAAGTGCAATAGAGTTTCTTTATCTGTGATATAACTGGCAGCCGGGACATTATGCCATTTTTCGGCTTTTTTATATTGTTTGACTAACAAAACAGGCGTTTCCACTTCGTTATATGCAATCATTTCATCTTTAATTCGAGATTTATCATCATCCACTAAGGCTAAACGCACGTCCTCAAGCTTCGTTTGCAAATCTTCATATTGGGTGTATAAAGTTTTTAATGCTTCCAGTTTCAATTTTGCATCCGAATTGATAACTTCTGTATCGAGACCAAGCTGTTTTATCAGATCAGCGATCTCAAGGAGTTGCAAGTCAGTCAATAATTCGGAGGGACAAGGAGGTTCTTTCTCCTGTAATTGGGCAATCTCCAAAGACTCCCGCACCACTACAATCAGGGGATTATGGTTTACTCTGCTCCGCAAAGACTTCATATAAGGAACTGGATTTAAG
It includes:
- a CDS encoding diguanylate cyclase, which translates into the protein MDENIQKKLHDLFVHYSKHLPEKIHNIEMQWHAQLKHWDLTGFQNFHRDVHSLCGSAGTYGYIELSQTARQMEILLKEILAKGTLTENDKEKINNFFSQLKSVLTHEAPKKPLIFADETKQTDNKLVYLLEQDSHLARELGESLKQAGYHAHIIKNMSSLLNSIEKEHPIAIIIDTDFFKKPALEQFVAIQKQQKTPIHLFCIVPNNELIPRLTAIRAGCVAYFQKPLDVSYLVQELNINCSSSVNEAYRILILDDSKSLAEYYSLILKQADMITRTITNPLDLLKELESFQPDLLLMDVYMPECSGLELAALLRKDRRYTKIPIIFLSTEDDKNKKLTAISLGGDDFLTKPISPNDLVSAVRSRSNRASILNYYMTTDSLTGLLNHSSILNRLNIEVARAKQQESPLSFIMIDIDHFKLINDTYGHPFGDLVIKKLASLFMLSLRNRDIIGRYGGEEFALILPGADLQSSAKICNDLRLQFAQNYFTVNEQKVHVTISVGISAYKGNNDINSIVIQADQALYKAKENGRNQVVVFDDSLIVN
- the carB gene encoding carbamoyl-phosphate synthase large subunit, whose translation is MPKRTDIKSILILGAGPIVIGQACEFDYSGTQAVRALKEEGYRVILVNSNPATIMTDPELADATYVEPVSWKEVARIIEIERPDALLPTMGGQTALNCALDLVREGILAQYNVEMIGATREAIDRAEDREKFRQLMIKIGLDMPRSAIAHSMEEAIQVQAQLGYPAIIRPSFTMGGSGGGIAYNREEFEEICTRGLELSPTHELLIDESVLGWKEFEMEVVRDKNDNCIIVCTIENFDPMGVHTGDSITVAPAQTLTDKEFQRMRDAAIKVLRAVGVDTGGSNVQFAVNPEDGRMLVVEMNPRVSRSSALASKATGFPIAKVAAKLAVGYTLDELKNEITGGKTPASFEPSIDYVVTKVPRFNFDKFPQTSVTLTTQMKSVGEVMAIGSNFQESLQKAIRGLEIGRCGLHSLFKKGDLARLRGHLREPTPDRLWYIADAFRNNMSLEEIHQESRVDPWFLAQIEELVALERSISDKKLSDVDATTLRLLKKRGFADAYLAKIWLCTEEQVRSRRKELGILPVYKRIDSCAGEFPSDTAYMYSCYETRCEARPDTDKKKIMILGGGPNRIGQGIEFDYCCVHAAMALKEAGCQTIMVNCNPETVSTDFDTSDRLYFEPVTLEDVLGIVDVEKPEGVIVHYGGQTPLKLARALEANGVKIIGTSPDAIDRAEDRDRFQKLVAELNLHQPDNGTVRSEAEAVALANNIGYPLVVRPSYVLGGRAMEVVYQEEDLRHYLSHAVAVSNDSPVLLDKFLNDAIEVDIDAVCDGKEVFIGAVMEHIEQAGIHSGDSACTLPPFSLSVVVQQDLMEQMRQMALKLGVVGLINAQFAIQADDIYVLEVNPRASRTVPFVSKATGYPLAKIAALCKLGVSLKEQGLSQNHHMPSFYSIKLPVFPFIKFSGVDSILGPEMKSTGEVMGIARRFGQAYAKAQLGAGCNIPKRRRAFVSVRDADKTRVGEIAKRLIELGFEIIATRGTALALQAAGVDCRRVFKVNEGRPHVLDFIKNNEIDFIVNTTEGKQAIADSFAMRRNALQHKVSYTTTLSGAEAACLAMKYEDRETVTRLQDLH
- a CDS encoding MHYT domain-containing protein, whose translation is MSTFSEWFQTTSIPAERVTGYYDLKLVILSYLIAVFASYVALNLVGRLRATKNKQDRIYWLAGGAFAMGAGIWSMHFVGMLAFIMPMPMEYEYSWTAASLFIAILASASALFILQKKDYSTLQFVLGGMIVGLAISLMHYMGMEGMKVHVTIHYLPGLFFLSIAIGIAAAEIAIWLALKSNQGSSKRQFNLKIISSLIMGFAICGMHYTGMSAAVFTPNLSHMMLGEKAAIQTNFLAFFIAGISGLIFAIALTASGYYKKMLTAIANEKKFLNAMLDNLEDGIIACNAEGKITVLNHTIQKYIDSDKSNKTIHNIGDFFKLFTLNNKPIKQGAFPLNRALDGERIRGVEFIMHAKSEVRNVVIDGQKIINSNGDNLGAVIVIHDITERKQTEKLKNEFVSIVSHELRTPLTSIRGSLGILLSEIMGKFPPKVKKFLEIANNNCERLLLLINDILDIEKIEAGKMDFELKVSDLNKIVHEAIENNKMYAQKFGVNIELINHNNEQYQVRVDAERLMQVLANLISNACKFSYEHEKVIVRIEQINSSVRVSITNKGDGISPEFQTRIFQKFSQGDASTTRGKGGTGLGLNISKTIMEKMNGLLSFESKPHDVTTFYFELPLAQQLPVIQEKNERRLQEAKKRLLICEDDSEQANYIKLLLESAGFIVETAQTANEARKLLANSEFHALLLDLILPDQDGVSFIRELRKNKKTKNLPIIVLSVIAETGKELSNGDAVSIVDWLDKPIDFNKLLFSINKIQKDNSKPHILHIEDNKDTQEIIRTLLEKYARVSTANNLNEAQEMLKKDKYNLIILDLFLPDGNGADILPLISKYHAPVLVFSDTKINEDCSKYVSQALLKSNSSNEILVNTIQNLL
- the greA gene encoding transcription elongation factor GreA; this encodes MSKHPMTVEGAEALKEELQRLKFVDRPRIVEAIATARAHGDLKENAEYHAAREQQSFNEGRIQELEAKLSHAQIIDISKLPNNGKVVFGSTVTVCHIATDAKVTYKIVGEDEADIKHNKISYSSPMGRALIGKELDDTVTVNTPGGIVEYEIIEVEYV
- a CDS encoding response regulator, with the protein product MSHKELKTILYAEDEEDIRMIAEVALENIGGFSVKYCSNGKKALEAAKEYVPDLLLLDVMMPEMDGPTALKELRKNPDFIKVPAIFMTAKIQNNEIEDYKSIGAIDVIKKPFDPLTLAESIKNAWMKYNG